One genomic region from Clostridium saccharobutylicum DSM 13864 encodes:
- a CDS encoding DUF5050 domain-containing protein, with the protein MKKVLLSLLSLGLCTSLLGCGATQSTSPNNQNDSTPKQITVNSNSTSGGSTDSNLDKEAFKNGYTAFSLKDSAIYTSLFQINGSSLFFPNWDDNNNLSVLKEPYPNNVINTSNVSDFFNYPVSSLVIINNVAYFSDGNNNSTLSSIDTTSRAYKPNLASGKVTNMITVNNIIYFVDQNDGNKLHAFDTTNNSDKIISFDNVGNYLVDEDTILYENKSDKSTLYKINADGTQKQKLSNFSVNSFAPYSGQILAINSSDDNNLYSINLTDLSTKRLAIMNGEDMKIFNGTIYFINVTNNRHLSKMTVDLTQSTPSVNFSDISDYEVNEYYPTSKGIFARKGVNVNNGYIFLPA; encoded by the coding sequence TTGAAAAAAGTTTTATTATCATTATTGTCTCTGGGGCTATGTACAAGTTTGTTGGGTTGTGGAGCTACACAATCTACAAGCCCAAATAATCAAAATGACAGTACTCCAAAACAGATAACTGTAAATAGTAATTCTACTTCTGGTGGAAGTACTGATTCTAATTTAGACAAGGAAGCATTTAAAAATGGATATACTGCTTTTTCGTTAAAAGATTCAGCTATATATACTAGCTTATTTCAAATAAACGGAAGCTCATTATTTTTTCCAAATTGGGATGATAATAATAATCTGTCTGTTTTAAAAGAACCTTATCCTAATAATGTAATAAATACTTCAAATGTTAGTGATTTTTTTAATTATCCAGTTAGCTCATTAGTAATAATAAATAATGTAGCTTATTTTTCTGATGGTAATAATAACAGCACTTTATCATCAATAGATACAACAAGTAGAGCATACAAACCTAATTTAGCTTCAGGAAAAGTTACTAATATGATAACTGTAAATAATATTATATATTTTGTAGATCAAAATGACGGAAATAAACTTCATGCTTTTGATACAACAAATAATTCAGATAAAATTATATCTTTTGATAATGTTGGAAACTATTTGGTAGATGAAGACACTATTCTTTATGAAAATAAAAGTGATAAATCAACTTTATATAAAATAAATGCAGATGGAACTCAAAAGCAAAAACTATCTAATTTTTCGGTAAATAGTTTTGCACCTTATTCAGGACAGATATTAGCTATAAATTCTTCAGACGATAATAATCTTTATTCAATAAATTTAACTGATTTATCAACAAAAAGGTTAGCAATAATGAATGGAGAAGATATGAAAATTTTTAATGGAACAATATATTTTATAAATGTAACTAATAATAGACATCTTTCTAAAATGACAGTAGATTTAACTCAATCAACTCCATCAGTAAATTTTAGTGATATTTCTGATTATGAAGTAAATGAATATTATCCAACTAGCAAAGGAATATTTGCCAGAAAAGGAGTTAATGTTAACAATGGTTACATATTCTTGCCAGCGTAA
- a CDS encoding phosphatase PAP2 family protein produces MRILKNFINIIFSKVTYLNISKKINKIDRYILFLIKKYLENKYLDILMPIITRLGNLGLIWILVATVLLLDKPYRVIGNIVIITLIISTIIGEVIIKNLVRRFRPYNKLDNIKLLIKRPISYSFPSGHTLSSFAVATVLSTFFKEYELIFISIAFLIAFSRVYLHVHYPTDVIAGIILGLVVGLLCSKLVFTVV; encoded by the coding sequence ATGAGAATTCTAAAAAATTTCATCAATATAATATTTAGTAAAGTTACATATTTAAATATATCTAAAAAAATAAACAAAATTGATAGATATATATTATTTTTAATAAAAAAGTATTTAGAAAATAAATATTTAGACATATTAATGCCTATTATAACTAGATTAGGGAACCTAGGTTTGATTTGGATACTAGTGGCAACTGTGTTGCTGCTAGATAAACCATATAGAGTAATTGGAAATATAGTAATAATAACATTAATCATTAGTACAATTATTGGAGAAGTAATAATAAAAAATTTAGTTAGGCGTTTTAGACCTTATAATAAACTTGATAATATAAAACTTTTGATAAAAAGACCAATATCTTATTCTTTTCCTTCAGGACATACTTTATCTTCGTTTGCAGTAGCAACTGTTTTATCTACATTTTTTAAAGAATATGAATTAATCTTTATAAGCATTGCTTTTTTAATTGCTTTTTCAAGGGTATACTTACATGTACATTATCCTACAGATGTTATAGCAGGAATTATACTTGGATTAGTAGTAGGATTATTATGTTCAAAATTAGTTTTTACAGTTGTATAG
- the mntR gene encoding transcriptional regulator MntR: protein MIKNNFYTFNEYMKKEDNSLTASMEDYLEMIYRLSLKAGFTRIHEISNALNVQPPSATKMVQKLSELKLLKYEKYGIIILEENGKRLGEVLLNRHNIIENFLRILDVSDSEILDETEKIEHTISKETTKCFQDFVQFMNNNPDIINKFKTYRNS from the coding sequence ATGATTAAAAATAATTTTTATACTTTTAATGAATATATGAAAAAAGAAGATAATTCACTTACAGCGTCTATGGAAGATTACCTTGAAATGATATATAGATTATCCTTAAAAGCAGGCTTTACTAGAATTCATGAGATTTCTAACGCACTAAATGTTCAACCACCTTCTGCTACAAAAATGGTGCAGAAGTTATCAGAATTGAAACTTCTGAAGTATGAGAAATATGGAATAATAATACTTGAAGAGAATGGTAAAAGACTCGGAGAGGTGCTTCTTAACCGTCATAATATTATAGAAAATTTTTTGAGAATACTTGATGTTTCTGATTCAGAAATATTAGATGAAACAGAAAAAATTGAACATACTATAAGTAAAGAAACAACTAAATGCTTTCAAGATTTTGTGCAGTTCATGAATAATAATCCTGATATCATTAATAAATTCAAGACATATAGAAATTCTTAA
- a CDS encoding Nramp family divalent metal transporter encodes MENERSLRNADVSVPRLLPEKKELSSNTSKLRQLSKFLGPAFIVSVAYVDPGNFATNISGGSKFGYSLIWVVLFSNLMAIFLQIMSAKLGIATGHNLPEMCAKVFPKNANWIFWIVAEIGAMATDLAEFLGGTLGLYLLFNIPMIYAGLLTGLITFFICYMEKYGQKVIEIIISILVAIICIAYTIELFLSKPDWVQVGVHTIIPSLPNNDALLIAVGMLGATVMPHVIYLHSQLVQHRCTDSSIKGKLKHLKMEKIDVSIAMNIAFIVNAAMVVVSAAVFNKNGLIVDTIEQAHTSLQPLLGSLSSGAFGIALLASGLSSSAVGTIAGQTIMKGFVNISIPVNIRRLITMMPALFIIAIGVNPMNVLVLSQVALSFILPFPIIQMLIIAKRKDLMGALVNNGFVRLFGILISATIILLNILLLYLTFTGNV; translated from the coding sequence TTGGAAAACGAAAGAAGTTTAAGAAATGCTGATGTATCTGTTCCCAGGCTTTTGCCTGAGAAAAAAGAATTAAGTTCTAATACAAGTAAACTAAGACAACTATCTAAATTTTTAGGACCAGCTTTTATTGTAAGTGTGGCATATGTAGATCCAGGCAATTTTGCAACTAACATTAGTGGTGGATCAAAATTTGGCTATTCACTAATTTGGGTTGTTTTATTCAGTAATTTAATGGCTATTTTTTTGCAAATAATGTCGGCAAAACTCGGAATAGCCACAGGACATAATCTTCCAGAAATGTGTGCTAAGGTATTTCCTAAAAACGCAAATTGGATATTTTGGATTGTTGCAGAGATAGGAGCTATGGCAACTGACCTAGCTGAATTTCTTGGAGGAACACTAGGATTATATTTATTATTTAATATACCAATGATATATGCAGGTCTTTTAACAGGATTAATAACATTTTTTATTTGCTATATGGAAAAGTACGGCCAAAAGGTTATTGAGATAATAATATCGATACTAGTAGCAATAATATGCATTGCATATACAATAGAATTGTTTCTTTCTAAACCAGATTGGGTTCAAGTTGGTGTTCATACAATAATTCCATCACTCCCTAATAATGATGCACTATTAATTGCTGTAGGAATGCTGGGTGCAACAGTTATGCCTCATGTAATATATTTGCATTCACAGTTAGTTCAGCATAGATGTACAGACTCATCAATTAAGGGAAAATTAAAGCATTTAAAAATGGAAAAAATTGATGTTTCAATTGCTATGAATATTGCTTTTATCGTAAATGCTGCAATGGTTGTAGTATCTGCTGCTGTATTTAATAAAAATGGATTGATAGTTGATACAATAGAACAGGCTCACACTTCCTTGCAACCATTATTAGGTTCATTATCGAGTGGTGCCTTTGGAATTGCATTACTCGCATCAGGGTTATCTTCTTCTGCTGTCGGAACAATAGCAGGACAAACCATTATGAAAGGATTTGTTAATATAAGCATTCCAGTAAACATTAGAAGACTTATAACAATGATGCCAGCACTATTTATAATTGCAATTGGAGTAAATCCAATGAATGTACTTGTTTTAAGCCAAGTAGCCTTAAGTTTTATCTTGCCATTTCCAATTATTCAGATGTTAATTATAGCAAAACGTAAAGACTTAATGGGTGCTTTAGTTAACAATGGCTTTGTAAGATTATTTGGTATTTTAATATCTGCTACAATAATATTATTGAATATACTTCTCTTATACCTAACATTTACAGGTAATGTTTGA
- the nhaA gene encoding Na+/H+ antiporter NhaA, producing MKYRIYNKILNPFIYFLKNESSSGIVLLICSIIAIVIANSSFAESYEGILHTYATIGYKQFSLSMSVLHWINDGLMAIFFLVVGMEIKREMVIGELKSFKRTILPISAAVGGMIVPAIIYSLFNYGKVTITGWGIPMATDIAFALGILSLVGKKAPKGIVVFLTALAIVDDLGAIIVIAIFYTNQIIWSAFFSGLFILFILILANRFNVRYKSVYIILGIILWICLLKSGIHSTIAGVLLGMTLPIGKNANEFNKSILSRFEHVLSPWSSFVIMPIFALANAGIEIDINSFSTTIFSPVSLGIIFGLFIGKQIGIFGVSYILVKFKIAKLPAKVTKKHLYGASVLGGIGFTMSIFVSSLSFSDIDTLSLAKTSIMIASILAAIVGSIIFKILEFRKTSR from the coding sequence ATGAAATATAGAATTTATAACAAAATTTTAAATCCATTTATATACTTTTTAAAAAATGAATCTTCCAGTGGAATAGTGCTTTTAATTTGCTCAATTATTGCAATAGTAATTGCAAATTCAAGCTTTGCTGAAAGTTATGAAGGTATACTTCATACTTATGCAACTATTGGATATAAGCAATTTTCTTTATCCATGTCAGTTCTTCATTGGATTAACGATGGGCTTATGGCTATATTTTTTCTTGTAGTTGGGATGGAAATAAAACGAGAAATGGTGATTGGAGAACTTAAATCTTTTAAAAGAACTATTTTACCTATATCTGCAGCAGTAGGAGGGATGATTGTACCAGCAATTATTTATTCATTATTTAATTATGGAAAAGTAACTATTACAGGATGGGGAATTCCAATGGCAACAGATATAGCGTTTGCTTTAGGAATACTTTCATTAGTAGGTAAAAAAGCACCTAAAGGAATTGTTGTATTTCTTACAGCTTTGGCTATAGTTGATGATTTGGGAGCCATCATTGTAATTGCAATATTTTATACGAATCAAATTATTTGGAGTGCATTTTTTAGCGGCTTATTTATTCTTTTTATTCTTATATTGGCTAATAGATTTAATGTAAGGTATAAATCTGTATATATAATTTTAGGAATTATATTATGGATTTGTCTTTTGAAATCCGGTATACATTCAACAATTGCAGGCGTGTTGCTTGGCATGACTCTGCCTATTGGAAAAAATGCTAATGAGTTTAATAAATCGATTTTAAGTAGATTTGAACATGTTTTATCACCATGGTCTTCATTTGTAATAATGCCAATATTCGCATTAGCAAATGCAGGTATAGAGATTGATATTAACAGTTTTTCTACAACAATATTTTCTCCAGTTAGTTTGGGAATTATATTTGGGTTATTTATAGGTAAGCAGATAGGTATTTTTGGAGTTTCATATATATTGGTAAAATTTAAAATTGCAAAACTTCCAGCTAAAGTTACAAAAAAACATTTATATGGTGCTAGCGTCCTTGGTGGTATTGGGTTTACTATGTCAATATTTGTATCGTCTTTATCCTTTTCAGATATTGATACATTGTCTTTAGCTAAAACAAGTATTATGATTGCTTCTATTTTAGCTGCAATAGTAGGTTCAATAATTTTTAAAATCTTAGAATTTAGAAAGACTTCGAGATAA
- a CDS encoding hemolysin family protein has translation MRILLNIIIIFLLVFMNGFFVATEFAMVRVRKSRIETLVLEDNRSAKHTLRVIKDLNSYLSACQLGITLASLGLGWVGEPAVADMLRPFLSLFNLSESALHSISFVVGFSIITGFHIVLGELAPKTLAIISSEEIAMHTALPLIMFYKVTYPIMWTFNHSTNLVLKIFGISQVDEHEAAHTDEEIMLLVEESYKHGLIDKTELTFVDNIFDFSEKTAKEIMIPRTDMACIFLEDSFDEIIEFALNEQLTRYPVCKESKDNIIGFVHIKDLYKQKIEGKSENIESIIREIKFVPESMSISALLKVFKKQKAQMAIIIDEYGGTFGLVTIEDILEEIVGEIQDEFDEEEVEKIKKLEEGDYIVDGKVLVEEINELLDIEMDSENIDTIGGWIYSHLKSYPKINDKVTYENYEFIISECDRKRINTVLIKKLPQNDESDES, from the coding sequence GTGAGGATTTTATTAAACATAATAATTATATTTTTACTTGTATTTATGAATGGCTTTTTTGTTGCAACAGAATTTGCAATGGTAAGAGTAAGAAAATCAAGAATAGAGACATTAGTACTTGAAGATAATAGAAGTGCAAAACATACTTTACGAGTTATAAAAGATTTAAATTCATATTTATCGGCATGTCAGCTAGGAATAACATTAGCATCATTAGGCTTAGGATGGGTAGGAGAACCAGCGGTTGCAGATATGTTGCGACCATTTTTAAGTTTATTTAATTTATCAGAAAGTGCACTGCATTCAATTTCATTTGTTGTAGGATTCTCAATAATAACAGGCTTTCATATTGTACTTGGAGAGTTAGCACCCAAAACATTAGCTATTATAAGTTCGGAAGAGATTGCTATGCATACAGCATTACCTTTAATTATGTTTTATAAGGTGACTTATCCAATAATGTGGACTTTTAATCATAGTACGAACTTGGTTTTGAAAATATTTGGAATTTCCCAAGTTGATGAGCATGAGGCAGCTCATACAGATGAAGAAATAATGTTATTAGTCGAAGAAAGCTATAAACATGGGTTAATAGATAAAACTGAATTAACATTTGTAGATAATATATTTGATTTTTCAGAAAAAACTGCAAAAGAGATAATGATACCACGGACTGATATGGCATGTATTTTTCTAGAGGATTCTTTTGATGAAATAATAGAATTTGCACTAAATGAACAATTAACTAGATATCCAGTGTGCAAGGAAAGTAAGGATAATATTATTGGGTTTGTACATATTAAAGATTTATATAAACAAAAGATTGAAGGTAAGAGTGAAAATATAGAAAGCATTATACGAGAGATAAAATTTGTTCCAGAGTCTATGTCAATAAGTGCTTTATTAAAGGTGTTTAAAAAACAAAAAGCACAAATGGCTATAATTATTGATGAATATGGAGGGACTTTTGGATTAGTGACTATCGAGGATATTTTAGAAGAAATCGTTGGTGAAATTCAAGATGAATTTGATGAGGAAGAAGTAGAAAAAATTAAGAAATTAGAAGAAGGAGATTATATTGTAGATGGAAAAGTTCTTGTTGAAGAGATTAACGAGTTATTAGATATTGAGATGGATAGTGAGAATATTGATACTATTGGAGGATGGATTTATTCACATTTAAAATCGTATCCCAAAATTAATGATAAAGTCACATATGAGAATTATGAGTTTATAATATCTGAATGTGACAGAAAAAGAATAAATACAGTTTTAATTAAAAAATTACCTCAAAATGATGAGAGTGATGAAAGTTAA
- a CDS encoding P-II family nitrogen regulator, with product MKKLEIVIRNEKLEDLQKILYDCKANDIMISHIRGYDNKRGYKTIYRGAEYNVHLLPKIKVEIVVPSNVADVIIQKVLKEISTDNYDDGKIFIYNVEDVIIIRTSEHGEDAL from the coding sequence ATGAAGAAACTAGAAATTGTTATTAGAAACGAAAAGTTAGAAGATTTACAAAAAATCCTATATGACTGTAAAGCTAATGATATTATGATTTCTCATATTAGAGGGTATGACAATAAAAGAGGATATAAAACAATTTACAGAGGTGCAGAATATAATGTACATTTGCTTCCAAAAATAAAAGTTGAAATAGTTGTACCTTCAAATGTTGCTGATGTAATAATACAAAAAGTTTTAAAAGAAATCAGTACTGATAATTATGATGATGGTAAAATCTTTATTTACAATGTTGAAGATGTTATAATAATTAGAACTAGCGAACATGGAGAAGATGCATTATAA
- a CDS encoding ABC transporter ATP-binding protein, with protein MIKINDLVVAYGGIEALKGISLEVPSGKIVTLVGANGAGKSTTLKSIVGLVKPKSGSIDFEGSDLTKLNTELMVKKGIALVPEGRRVFADLTVLENLKIGAYTRKDTKGIEEDLEKVYSLFPRLKERTWQLSGTLSGGEQQMLAIGRALMSRPKLIMMDEPSLGLAPIVVKELFGIIKRINEEGMTVLLIEQNANAALKIADIGYIMETGRITLSGSGKELLSNDEIKKAYLGESL; from the coding sequence ATGATTAAAATTAATGATTTAGTAGTAGCTTATGGTGGTATAGAAGCACTAAAAGGTATAAGTTTAGAAGTACCAAGCGGCAAGATAGTAACTTTAGTTGGTGCTAACGGAGCAGGAAAAAGTACTACACTAAAATCTATAGTAGGTCTTGTAAAACCTAAAAGCGGAAGTATAGATTTTGAAGGTTCAGACTTAACAAAGCTTAATACTGAACTTATGGTTAAGAAAGGTATTGCTTTAGTTCCAGAAGGAAGAAGAGTTTTTGCCGACCTTACAGTATTAGAAAATTTAAAAATAGGTGCATATACAAGAAAAGATACTAAGGGAATTGAAGAAGATTTAGAAAAAGTATATTCATTATTTCCAAGATTAAAAGAAAGAACTTGGCAATTATCAGGTACGCTTTCAGGAGGAGAGCAGCAAATGCTTGCTATTGGAAGAGCACTTATGTCAAGACCAAAGCTAATAATGATGGATGAACCTTCTCTAGGACTTGCACCTATAGTTGTAAAAGAATTATTTGGAATAATAAAGAGAATCAACGAAGAAGGAATGACAGTTCTACTAATAGAACAAAATGCAAATGCAGCTTTAAAAATAGCAGACATAGGATACATAATGGAGACTGGAAGAATCACATTAAGTGGAAGTGGTAAAGAATTACTTAGCAATGATGAAATCAAAAAAGCATATCTAGGTGAATCACTATAA
- a CDS encoding ABC transporter ATP-binding protein — translation MALLSVKNATMQFGGLTAVSDFNLEINEGEIVSLIGPNGAGKTTAFNMITNVYTPTKGKVIFDGIDITGMRQDKITQTGIARTFQNIRLFKDLTVLDNVLIANHVHIKSNCFEAMLKLPKYRKEEKEMVKKSLELLRELGLEDLKDEKASSLPYGKQRKLEIARALATNPKLLLLDEPAAGMNPTETDELTAFVKEIKEKFNLTIFMIEHHMNMVMSLSDKIQVFEYGITIAKGTPSEIQNDKKVIEAYLGVSEDD, via the coding sequence ATGGCATTATTAAGTGTAAAAAATGCAACTATGCAATTTGGAGGTCTTACTGCAGTTAGCGACTTTAACCTTGAAATAAATGAAGGTGAGATAGTTTCACTAATCGGACCGAATGGAGCAGGTAAGACTACAGCTTTTAATATGATCACAAATGTTTATACTCCTACTAAAGGAAAAGTGATTTTTGATGGTATAGATATTACTGGAATGAGACAAGATAAAATAACTCAAACTGGTATAGCAAGAACTTTCCAAAATATAAGACTTTTCAAAGATTTAACTGTACTTGATAATGTACTCATTGCAAATCATGTTCATATAAAATCAAATTGCTTTGAAGCAATGCTAAAGCTTCCTAAGTATAGAAAAGAAGAAAAAGAAATGGTTAAGAAGTCTCTTGAACTTTTAAGAGAATTAGGACTTGAGGATTTAAAAGATGAAAAGGCAAGTTCACTTCCTTATGGTAAGCAAAGAAAGCTGGAAATAGCAAGAGCGCTTGCAACTAATCCAAAACTTCTTCTTCTTGACGAACCAGCTGCTGGTATGAATCCAACAGAAACAGATGAACTTACAGCTTTCGTTAAAGAAATTAAAGAAAAATTTAATTTAACTATTTTTATGATTGAACATCATATGAACATGGTTATGAGTTTATCAGATAAAATACAAGTTTTTGAATATGGAATTACTATAGCTAAAGGTACGCCTTCTGAAATACAAAATGATAAGAAGGTTATAGAGGCATATTTGGGGGTATCTGAAGATGATTAA
- a CDS encoding branched-chain amino acid ABC transporter permease, with protein MNNKNKFLNIALIAIVFLLLFVANNSLDSYKIRILNLCAVYTVLGLSLNLINGFTGLFSLGHAGFIAIGAYTTALLTMTEKVKTQNFFMEPLIAPFNHLQVPFIVALLIAGLLSAFIAFLIGAPALRLKGDYLAIVTLGFAEIIRIVITNIQGLTNGALGLRGIPHTTNLYWSFGVAIATIIILMSFINSSYGRALKAIREDEIAAESMGISLFKHKAIGFAIGAFFAGVGGGLLGNLMGTIDPNMFKFSLTFNILLIIVIGGMGSVTGTVISAFIVTILGEVLRFLDMEKQFDFGIFSFTGIPGLRMVIFSILLMIIVLFFRHGIMGTKEFSWKSIFKCSNKKPLEEGGNK; from the coding sequence ATGAACAATAAAAATAAATTTTTGAATATAGCTCTTATTGCAATTGTATTTTTACTCTTATTTGTTGCAAATAACAGCTTAGACTCTTATAAAATTAGAATTTTAAATTTATGTGCAGTATATACAGTTCTTGGATTAAGCTTAAACTTAATAAATGGATTTACAGGTTTATTTTCATTAGGACATGCAGGGTTCATAGCAATAGGTGCTTATACAACTGCGTTACTTACAATGACTGAAAAAGTTAAAACTCAAAATTTCTTTATGGAACCATTAATTGCACCATTTAATCATTTGCAAGTACCATTTATTGTAGCATTATTAATTGCTGGACTTTTATCAGCATTTATAGCATTTTTAATAGGTGCTCCGGCTTTAAGACTTAAAGGAGACTACCTAGCTATTGTTACTTTAGGTTTTGCAGAAATCATAAGAATAGTTATTACTAACATTCAAGGATTAACTAACGGTGCTTTAGGACTTAGAGGTATTCCTCATACAACAAATTTATATTGGAGTTTTGGAGTAGCAATTGCAACTATAATAATCTTAATGTCATTTATAAACAGTTCTTATGGAAGAGCTTTAAAAGCTATAAGAGAAGATGAAATAGCAGCAGAAAGTATGGGAATAAGCTTATTTAAACATAAGGCTATAGGATTTGCTATAGGTGCTTTCTTTGCTGGAGTTGGTGGAGGACTACTTGGAAACTTAATGGGAACTATAGATCCTAATATGTTTAAATTCAGTCTTACATTTAATATACTTCTTATAATAGTTATCGGTGGTATGGGAAGTGTTACAGGAACAGTTATTTCAGCTTTCATTGTAACAATACTTGGAGAAGTTTTAAGATTCTTAGATATGGAAAAACAATTTGATTTTGGTATCTTTAGCTTTACTGGAATACCAGGATTAAGAATGGTTATATTCTCAATATTACTTATGATAATAGTATTATTCTTTAGACACGGAATAATGGGAACAAAAGAATTTTCATGGAAATCAATATTTAAGTGTTCAAATAAAAAACCTTTAGAAGAAGGGGGGAATAAATAA
- a CDS encoding branched-chain amino acid ABC transporter permease, with protein MTLSTFMQNLANGISLGSLYALIAIGYTMVYGILKLINFAHGDIFMMAAYFAFFGMATFGLPWYVSFIVAIILTALLGMGIEFTAYRPLRNAPKISALISAIGVSFLLENLAVVLFGGRPKAFPDIKLFTDVVVIGGVSIQNLTFIIPIVTIIILFVLLHLVNNTNVGMAMRAASKDVETARLMGINVNRIISFTFAIGSGLAALGSMMWCVKYPQIVALMGMMPGLKCFIAAVIGGIGDIKGAVIGGFILGLTEIMLVGFFPGLTGYRDALAFILLIIILLFKPTGIMGKNLTEKV; from the coding sequence ATGACATTAAGTACATTTATGCAAAACTTAGCAAATGGAATTTCTCTAGGAAGTTTATATGCACTTATTGCTATAGGATATACTATGGTTTATGGTATATTAAAGCTTATAAACTTTGCACATGGAGATATATTTATGATGGCTGCTTATTTCGCATTTTTCGGAATGGCAACATTTGGACTACCTTGGTATGTTTCTTTTATAGTAGCAATAATTTTAACAGCATTACTTGGAATGGGTATAGAGTTTACAGCTTATAGACCACTTAGAAATGCACCAAAGATTTCGGCGCTGATTTCAGCGATTGGTGTATCATTCTTACTTGAAAACTTAGCTGTCGTGTTATTTGGAGGAAGACCAAAAGCATTTCCAGATATAAAATTATTTACAGACGTAGTAGTTATAGGTGGGGTTTCAATTCAAAATCTTACTTTTATAATTCCAATTGTTACTATAATAATATTATTCGTTTTATTACATCTAGTTAATAATACAAATGTTGGTATGGCAATGAGAGCAGCGTCTAAAGACGTTGAAACTGCAAGACTTATGGGTATAAATGTAAATAGAATAATTTCTTTTACTTTTGCTATAGGTTCAGGATTAGCAGCTCTAGGATCTATGATGTGGTGTGTTAAATATCCACAAATAGTAGCTCTTATGGGAATGATGCCAGGATTAAAATGTTTCATAGCTGCGGTTATAGGTGGTATAGGTGATATCAAAGGAGCAGTTATTGGAGGATTCATTCTTGGACTTACTGAAATCATGTTAGTAGGTTTCTTCCCAGGATTAACAGGATATAGAGATGCATTAGCATTTATATTATTAATAATAATTTTGCTATTTAAGCCTACAGGAATAATGGGCAAAAATTTAACAGAGAAGGTGTAA